The DNA window CCATCGACACCGGCGTCCTACTCGGGGCAGCAGCGGATGGAAAGCTCGCAGCAGCCTCGCGGGCCGATTTCGCGGCGGCGGCAGTGCAGGTTTTGTTGTCCGAAGGCCACGAGGGCCAGATCTACGAGCTCGGAGGCGACGAGCGTCTGACCTACACCGAGTTGGCCGCCGTCATCGCCCAGGTGTCCGGCAAGCCCGTCGTCTCCAAGGATGTTTCCGAGGACGAATACCGCTCGATTCTCGAAGGTGCCGGACTGCCAGACTTCGTCGCCGAGATGCTGGCCAGTGCCGACGCGGGCATCGCTCGCGGAGACCTCGACACGGATTCCGGAGATCTGCAGAAGCTGATCGGTCGCGCGTCGACGCCGGTTGCCGAGATTCTGGGCTGATCTCGTCCTGACGCCGCTGTGGTCAGCTCCGATCGGCTTGCTCGATGGTGAGTGCTGCGATTACGATGCCGACTAGTACGCCGATCAGCGTGTCGCCGATGCGGCTGATGGTCACCGCGGGCGTCAGGTGACCGGCCAATCCGGTCATCAACAGGGCCATCGGAGTGATGGCGAGTGTGGTCAAGGCGTAGTTCTTGAGAACGAGAAGCTCGGCGGCCATCTGCAGCAGAACGATTGCAACAACAATCTGCCAGTATCCGAGTGACAGAGCGATCAGTCCGGCTGCGAAGATCGCGCCGCCGATGTTGCCGAGCAGTCGCTGGATGCCACGTTGGACAGTGGTGTGGAAGGTGATGCCCTGCATTGCTGCAATCGCACCCATCGTTGCCCAGAGTGGGTGTTCGAATCCGAGCAATATTGCGCACCAGGCAGCCAGTCCTGCTGCGGCGGCGATTCGGACGGCATTGACCACCAATGGTCGCGCAGTGAGCTGCGCCAGTCCGGCCGCGAAGAAGTTCTGCGGGGGTGTGTCGAACTGCACTGCGCGGACTTCGAGTGCGTCGTAGCGTCGAATCTTGCGCAGTTCTCTTTCGTGAGCGAGAACGTCACTCGCGTGAGTCGGGTCGTCGCCGTTCGCCCATGCGTCGAGGAGGGCTTCGGCGTCGTCGAGGAGTGTCACCAGTCCGAGTCGGTGCGCCCGGGTGCCGGGGTTCAACGCGACGACCGTCCGGGCTCGCGCGACGGCCGCGCGAGCCGGACCCTGTTGCCGGGAGTCGACGGCGGCGAGTGCTCGTGCCACTGCGAGCTGCGCCGGCCCGACGGGGTGGACGAGGGCAGGCAGCATCGAGGCCACCCACCCGACCGCGGCACCGACGCTGACCGTCGTGAACACCGTGGCTATGTCGGCTGCGGTGTGCGAGAAAGCGACTGCCGCTGTCGATGCAAAGATCAGGATGACCGCACCCGGACCGGTGATTGCGAAGGCGGTGAGCAGCATCGCTGCTATGCCGGCCGAGATCGAGATGGCGAGTACCTGCACGGCGACAGACGTCGTGGTCGCGCCGAGAAGAGCTCCGAACGATGCGTACGCGATGATCAGCGCGCTCACCAGGGCGATCTTGCCGGCGCGGCGCGGATACGGTTCGTAGCGGCCGAATGCCGAGCACAGCGAGCCCAGCGCCGCGAAACCGGCGAGGTCGGGGCGGCCGAGGATGCCGCCGCCGACCAGCACGACGGTGACAGCGAGGCCGACTCGAAGAGCGGGCGCGAACGACGCGTCGGATGGTGCGATGGCGAGTGCTTGGCGCCACGTTGTGGGTGATACGGCATGGGCGAGTGCGGATCGGGAGTGTTCGAGTCGGTCGAGTGAGACAGCCACCGCGAAAACTTTACAGGTATTTCACTAGTAAAGTAACTGGATCGCGGTGTGATGCGCGCCGTAGTGTGACGGCATGATTCCGGCGCAGAAATCGGGCGGAGACTTCGTCGACAACGTCAGGCGTGAGTGGGCGGAAGTCTTTCCGGATGTCGACACGTCACCCATCGAAGTTCTGGCGCGTATCGCCAGAATCGCATCGAGGGCGAACAACCTCCTCGAAGTGGCGTTGGCCCCGGTAGGTGTGTCGCGAGCGGAGTTCGACGTGCTCAGTGCGCTCAGGCGCGCCGACCGACCCTTGCGTGCCAGCGAAGTGACCTCGGTAACGCTGATGAGCGGGGCGTCGACGACGAAGATTTCCGAGCGTCTTGTGGGGGTGGGGCTGCTTCAGCGCTCGAAGTCTGCGCGCGATGCCAGGGTGGTGCTGCTGGAGCTGACCGATGCCGGACGTGAACTGGTGGATGGCCTATTTCCAGTTCGGCTCAGCAAGGATCGGGAGCTACTGGGTGGGCTCAGCGACGACGAGCTAGAGACGTTGGCCGGTCTGCTGCGCAGGGTCGCGCTGAATGTCGAGTAGCGCGGACGTGCGGGAAGAAGCGGGGCGGCTCCGCCGCCAGTGGCACGATTGAGTGCACCGGGATGCACTTAACCGTGCCACTGGGCTGGAAGCCCTGACCTGCAGAAACCCAGGCCTAGACGCTCGACAGCGGCCGGATGTCCGTCGCGCCGCCGGGAGTCGGGGACGTGAGAACGAACGTCGAGTTGTAGCCCTTGGACTCCACCACCGCGCGGATTTCGCGGAACTTCTCGGTGCTCACTTCGGGGGAACGTGAGAGGACGAACCCCGAGGTGCGGAACGGATCTCCGACGAGCGCCCAGGAGTAGTCGTCGGCGATGTAGGCCACGATGTAGTTCGTCGGGCCTTCCGGGTTCCCCTGAGTGGGAACACCCGGGAAGCTCACGTGCAGCTGAGCATTGGTGACGGTGTCGTTGACGCGCGCATTTCCGACAATGCCATTCTGTTCACCGGACCATGTGGTGCAGGTGTTCTCGACGCGGATGTTCGCCGGATCGATCAACGAATAGTTCGCTTGCGTGTCGCGTGC is part of the Rhodococcus sovatensis genome and encodes:
- a CDS encoding FUSC family protein is translated as MAVSLDRLEHSRSALAHAVSPTTWRQALAIAPSDASFAPALRVGLAVTVVLVGGGILGRPDLAGFAALGSLCSAFGRYEPYPRRAGKIALVSALIIAYASFGALLGATTTSVAVQVLAISISAGIAAMLLTAFAITGPGAVILIFASTAAVAFSHTAADIATVFTTVSVGAAVGWVASMLPALVHPVGPAQLAVARALAAVDSRQQGPARAAVARARTVVALNPGTRAHRLGLVTLLDDAEALLDAWANGDDPTHASDVLAHERELRKIRRYDALEVRAVQFDTPPQNFFAAGLAQLTARPLVVNAVRIAAAAGLAAWCAILLGFEHPLWATMGAIAAMQGITFHTTVQRGIQRLLGNIGGAIFAAGLIALSLGYWQIVVAIVLLQMAAELLVLKNYALTTLAITPMALLMTGLAGHLTPAVTISRIGDTLIGVLVGIVIAALTIEQADRS
- a CDS encoding MarR family winged helix-turn-helix transcriptional regulator; translation: MIPAQKSGGDFVDNVRREWAEVFPDVDTSPIEVLARIARIASRANNLLEVALAPVGVSRAEFDVLSALRRADRPLRASEVTSVTLMSGASTTKISERLVGVGLLQRSKSARDARVVLLELTDAGRELVDGLFPVRLSKDRELLGGLSDDELETLAGLLRRVALNVE
- a CDS encoding lipocalin family protein — protein: MKLRSMAGRALVAGACATGLILAGGTAQAAPAPSGSAGWEPLTPIPSLDVERYLGTWNQIAAVPQPFNLECARDTQANYSLIDPANIRVENTCTTWSGEQNGIVGNARVNDTVTNAQLHVSFPGVPTQGNPEGPTNYIVAYIADDYSWALVGDPFRTSGFVLSRSPEVSTEKFREIRAVVESKGYNSTFVLTSPTPGGATDIRPLSSV